Proteins from one Puntigrus tetrazona isolate hp1 chromosome 10, ASM1883169v1, whole genome shotgun sequence genomic window:
- the lrrtm4l1 gene encoding leucine rich repeat transmembrane neuronal 4 like 1 isoform X2 — protein MGSVICDKRLAGLLLLQASSLLLFSSGERMCPYSCRCEGKIVHCESVGFQDVPENISVSCQGLSLRYNDLHTMLPYQFAHLNQLLWLYLDHNQIMFVDSRAFQGVRRLKELILSSNRISQLHNATFHGVPNLRSLDLSYNKLQELQPGQFFGLRKLQNLHLRSNGLTTIPVRAFLECRSLEFLDLGYNRLRVLTRTAFLGLSRLMELHLEHNQFSRINFFLFPRLANLRSLYLQWNRIRAVNQGLPWSWYTLQKLDISGNEIQVLDSVVFQCLPNLQVLNLESNKLANVSQDVVAAWISLTTISLAGNMWDCGPGICPLVVWLKNFRGTKDTSIICSSPKHLQGEKVMEASKNYIDCDDYEITAQSPLYLQTFDPNFDLTLEPTDSTMAPTTPPPPLPSPASEAPFPPPHPRPPQRPTFPSHANPDPRDSHQWTPSPSDSLLVTAAPEQDNVSFHKVVMGGVALFLSVSLVLSVIYVSWKRYPGATRLLQQSTVGRKRRKKSQEPEQNLSSQLQEYYMSYNPAATPEALEVLGNGTE, from the exons GTTCTGTTATTTGTGACAAGAGATTAGCGGGCCTCCTCCTCCTTCAAGCCTCCTCCCTCCTGCTATTCAGTTCTGGGGAAAGGATGTGCCCCTATAGTTGCCGTTGCGAGGGAAAGATTGTCCATTGTGAGTCGGTTGGCTTTCAAGACGTCCcagaaaacatttcagttaGTTGTCAAGGTCTATCCCTACGCTACAATGACCTGCACACAATGCTCCCTTACCAGTTTGCCCATCTTAACCAGCTACTGTGGCTGTACCTGGACCACAATCAAATCATGTTTGTGGATAGTCGTGCTTTTCAAGGGGTGCGACGATTGAAGGAGTTGATCTTGAGCTCCAATAGAATTTCACAGCTTCATAATGCCACTTTTCACGGAGTACCTAACCTACGCAGTCTCGACCTCTCCTACAACAAGTTGCAAGAGCTGCAGCCGGGCCAGTTTTTTGGTCTTCGAAAACTGCAGAATCTGCACTTGCGCTCCAATGGGCTGACCACAATCCCTGTCCGGGCATTTCTAGAGTGCAGAAGCTTGGAGTTTCTAGACTTGGGCTATAATCGGCTTCGGGTTCTTACTCGTACCGCATTCCTGGGTTTGTCTCGTCTTATGGAGCTCCACCTGGAGCATAATCAATTTTCACGAAtcaacttctttctttttcctcgCCTTGCTAACCTCCGTTCCCTGTATCTACAATGGAATCGTATTCGAGCTGTTAACCAAGGCCTTCCGTGGAGCTGGTACACCTTGCAAAAGCTTGATATCTCTGGCAATGAGATACAGGTACTAGATTCTGTAGTATTTCAATGCCTTCCCAATCTTCAGGTGCTCAATTTAGAGTCTAACAAACTGGCCAATGTGTCTCAGGATGTTGTGGCTGCCTGGATCTCCCTAACAACCATTAGCCTTGCAGGCAACATGTGGGATTGTGGGCCAGGCATTTGTCCTCTTGTTGTCTGGCTCAAGAATTTCAGAGGCACCAAGGACACTAGTATAATCTGTAGCAGTCCTAAGCACCTTCAAGGGGAGAAGGTCATGGAGGCTTCGAAGAACTACATTGACTGTGATGACTACGAAATTACTGCTCAGTCACCTTTGTATCTGCAGACCTTTGATCCAAATTTTGACCTTACCCTCGAACCAACTGACTCGACAATGGCCCCTACAACACCACCTCCACCCCTGCCTTCACCCGCCTCTGAGGCGCCATTTCCACCTCCCCATCCTCGACCGCCTCAGCGCCCCACCTTCCCCAGCCATGCAAATCCAGATCCCAGAGACTCCCATCAATGGACACCCTCACCATCCGACAGCTTATTGGTCACAGCAGCTCCTGAGCAAGACAACGTGTCATTTCACAAAGTGGTGATGGGTGGGGTGGCACTGTTCCTCTCAGTGTCCCTTGTCTTGTCGGTAATTTATGTCTCCTGGAAACGTTACCCCGGTGCCACCCGGCTGTTGCAGCAGAGTACAGTGGGTCGTAAGCGAAGGAAAAAGAGTCAGGAGCCAGAGCAAAACCTGAGCTCCCAGCTCCAGGAATATTACATGAGCTACAACCCTGCAGCCACGCCAGAAGCCTTGGAGGTGCTGGGCAATGGGACAG AATGA
- the lrrtm4l1 gene encoding leucine rich repeat transmembrane neuronal 4 like 1 isoform X1, producing MGSVICDKRLAGLLLLQASSLLLFSSGERMCPYSCRCEGKIVHCESVGFQDVPENISVSCQGLSLRYNDLHTMLPYQFAHLNQLLWLYLDHNQIMFVDSRAFQGVRRLKELILSSNRISQLHNATFHGVPNLRSLDLSYNKLQELQPGQFFGLRKLQNLHLRSNGLTTIPVRAFLECRSLEFLDLGYNRLRVLTRTAFLGLSRLMELHLEHNQFSRINFFLFPRLANLRSLYLQWNRIRAVNQGLPWSWYTLQKLDISGNEIQVLDSVVFQCLPNLQVLNLESNKLANVSQDVVAAWISLTTISLAGNMWDCGPGICPLVVWLKNFRGTKDTSIICSSPKHLQGEKVMEASKNYIDCDDYEITAQSPLYLQTFDPNFDLTLEPTDSTMAPTTPPPPLPSPASEAPFPPPHPRPPQRPTFPSHANPDPRDSHQWTPSPSDSLLVTAAPEQDNVSFHKVVMGGVALFLSVSLVLSVIYVSWKRYPGATRLLQQSTVGRKRRKKSQEPEQNLSSQLQEYYMSYNPAATPEALEVLGNGTGTCTCTISGSRECENEYTCPRPLPGAWIGDIPTIH from the exons GTTCTGTTATTTGTGACAAGAGATTAGCGGGCCTCCTCCTCCTTCAAGCCTCCTCCCTCCTGCTATTCAGTTCTGGGGAAAGGATGTGCCCCTATAGTTGCCGTTGCGAGGGAAAGATTGTCCATTGTGAGTCGGTTGGCTTTCAAGACGTCCcagaaaacatttcagttaGTTGTCAAGGTCTATCCCTACGCTACAATGACCTGCACACAATGCTCCCTTACCAGTTTGCCCATCTTAACCAGCTACTGTGGCTGTACCTGGACCACAATCAAATCATGTTTGTGGATAGTCGTGCTTTTCAAGGGGTGCGACGATTGAAGGAGTTGATCTTGAGCTCCAATAGAATTTCACAGCTTCATAATGCCACTTTTCACGGAGTACCTAACCTACGCAGTCTCGACCTCTCCTACAACAAGTTGCAAGAGCTGCAGCCGGGCCAGTTTTTTGGTCTTCGAAAACTGCAGAATCTGCACTTGCGCTCCAATGGGCTGACCACAATCCCTGTCCGGGCATTTCTAGAGTGCAGAAGCTTGGAGTTTCTAGACTTGGGCTATAATCGGCTTCGGGTTCTTACTCGTACCGCATTCCTGGGTTTGTCTCGTCTTATGGAGCTCCACCTGGAGCATAATCAATTTTCACGAAtcaacttctttctttttcctcgCCTTGCTAACCTCCGTTCCCTGTATCTACAATGGAATCGTATTCGAGCTGTTAACCAAGGCCTTCCGTGGAGCTGGTACACCTTGCAAAAGCTTGATATCTCTGGCAATGAGATACAGGTACTAGATTCTGTAGTATTTCAATGCCTTCCCAATCTTCAGGTGCTCAATTTAGAGTCTAACAAACTGGCCAATGTGTCTCAGGATGTTGTGGCTGCCTGGATCTCCCTAACAACCATTAGCCTTGCAGGCAACATGTGGGATTGTGGGCCAGGCATTTGTCCTCTTGTTGTCTGGCTCAAGAATTTCAGAGGCACCAAGGACACTAGTATAATCTGTAGCAGTCCTAAGCACCTTCAAGGGGAGAAGGTCATGGAGGCTTCGAAGAACTACATTGACTGTGATGACTACGAAATTACTGCTCAGTCACCTTTGTATCTGCAGACCTTTGATCCAAATTTTGACCTTACCCTCGAACCAACTGACTCGACAATGGCCCCTACAACACCACCTCCACCCCTGCCTTCACCCGCCTCTGAGGCGCCATTTCCACCTCCCCATCCTCGACCGCCTCAGCGCCCCACCTTCCCCAGCCATGCAAATCCAGATCCCAGAGACTCCCATCAATGGACACCCTCACCATCCGACAGCTTATTGGTCACAGCAGCTCCTGAGCAAGACAACGTGTCATTTCACAAAGTGGTGATGGGTGGGGTGGCACTGTTCCTCTCAGTGTCCCTTGTCTTGTCGGTAATTTATGTCTCCTGGAAACGTTACCCCGGTGCCACCCGGCTGTTGCAGCAGAGTACAGTGGGTCGTAAGCGAAGGAAAAAGAGTCAGGAGCCAGAGCAAAACCTGAGCTCCCAGCTCCAGGAATATTACATGAGCTACAACCCTGCAGCCACGCCAGAAGCCTTGGAGGTGCTGGGCAATGGGACAGGTACCTGCACCTGCACCATATCCGGCTCCCGGGAATGTGAG AATGAATACACATGTCCCAGACCGTTACCTGGAGCCTGGATCGGAGACATACCCACCATACACTGA